In Danio aesculapii chromosome 8, fDanAes4.1, whole genome shotgun sequence, the genomic stretch GTTTGGTTAATTGACATATTTTTGCAAGCTTGAGAGGGcataatgaaatacaaaaaacACTCTTTCGCCTTTTCTGTTTTCCTCCATCCCTGTAAATCAAGAATTTAGTATCTGTGAGGAGAGAAGTAATGGTACATTATCAGAGTATATCATCAGAGTACAGCCATGGATAAGCAAGACTGGTGTGTTATTTTAGTGCTTTTCCTGCATAAAGAATGTCCTGCTGTCATCTCGTAGGAACACTGGCTTCACGCACGTCACACAAGTGTAAATTTCAATGTTGAAGCAGATATTGAATGTTTTATAGAGGCTACAATTCTGTTAGGTCCATGTTTGTTCTCATATTAAAGTGAATCAGACTCTCTTCGTCATGGTAAATATCGCACAGTGTTGGTGCAAACTTAAAATGACTGGAGGAACTCACCAAAGCAAATTTCATTTGACTGCTTGCACTGATGCCACATTAGAGAAGTCTTGTGTCCAAACTGACCTTTAGTCATGGCTGGAGCAGAATTCTTCACTGACATTTAAAGATTGTGGACTTTCATGCTTCATATCAGGCTGTCTGGCACATGTGTTcacattattgttttaaatgtacattCCCTGAAGAAGTAATCTTTGTAGGGCGTTCCGTGTTGATTCAGCCACAGTTCCctgatttaaaattttatttatactattattaatattattagatttgttgttgttattattattattattattattattattattattattattattatgtaataaagcaactcaaaagtaaaaatatctgttaatgagacagtttttgtatttttttcctgtttatttatggttgtgagtTGGATTATGGGACCTTGAACTCTGCTTTGTTGCCTTTTAGTAAATAAgttagtaagtaatgtgtatttttatatatagtgcatttatcatgtatggacataaacccaaagcgcttcacaatcgtGAGGGGGtatctccacaccaccaccagtgtgcagcatccacttggatgatgtaacggcagccacaggacacaGGGCTCACCACATACTAGCTATAGTGATAAAGCCaaatcagtggatggggatgattggtatGCCATTAacggtaagggctgatggagggatttggacaccagggttacacccctactctttacgagaatttttaatgaccatagaGAGTCATGACCTCGGTTTAACtgatagtatagtgtccccttcactatactgtggcattaggacacacacagaacacaggttgagcgccccctgctggccactTCCAATGGCAAccaagttttcccatgtggtctcccatccaagtactgatcaggctcagccctgcttagcttcagtgagtaaccagtcttgggctacAGAGTGATATTGCTGTGATATGGATTctgatgttgtaaattcaactcttcagttatatatataaaatgtaaaataaaaaattgagagaattaagtctgtaaaataaaatgacaatgtactaccagtttattacaaggtattTGTACCATAACATTTAACACCAACCCAGACCAAAATATCaccaaaataaactattaaaaatgttcataaaagtaatttttcaaaCCTTTCAAGGTTATTAGTTGTTATAAGAAAGATCAGcgtcccataatgtaattcaagagcataaataaatgggaaaaatatcacaaaatatggaaaactgctaatttccgaatattttttacagtgtgtgacacTCACCCTAAACCAATACAAAAGACAAAGGCAAACAAATTCATTTTTACAGAGtctttggtgcacaaaagtgttcttagaGCTTTTTTGCTTACAATTAAACCACTGAATgtttaaacaatgttttgttttcttttctgaaCTTTAACCAACACAGAACCATTGCTGTCTACGGAGAATGAGAGAGCTTACGAATTTCATttgaaatatcttaatttgtgttaagATGAAGAACAAAAGCTATAGGGAGTTGAAACAACATAAGGATGAATAATTAattacagaattttctttttctgggtgaACTTTAAGTCCTATTATGTTCCAAGTAAACTTTTTGTAGCTGTTATACTACTGTAACTGGCTGATGTGGGATTTCTTTGACTTTGTAAATGTTAATGCTGAAGAATAACACATTGTCCCTTGTAATgcagatatttatatatttttatataagtcAGGTTTGTAGTTTTTACATCTGCACTGTAATGAATTATTCCATATTGAGAGACATTTGGTGAGTTCACAGATCATCTTAGCACAGTGCAATAGCTACTCGTGACTGCCTTTATGTAACATGCAAAATGGGACTGTCATTAATTCAGACTAGACTACTGGAGCAGATTAAACCTGCCAGTGGAGGAAGAGAGAAAGGAGTGAGAgagatatatattaaatatttatatttttatattttttatctattcaatttatattatattattataaataaacaattttaaatatactaattatgattattattattattattattattattattattattattatcattattattatttattataaatgttttatcctaaaatgttttattttttaatgtattaagtttatattacattacatatatacTTAAATATGATTGTGTCTCATGTAACATTGACAGACACCGTAATAGGCAAAAATCAAAGCTATAtttgagtagctgtatataatttgTAAAGCTGTAGACATAAACAATATTAGAGTGCTATTCCACAGTTCAACAGATACAGATTTGCCTCCACGTTCTGTTTTAAAgttgaaatattttacaaatattttaaattacactgtaaaaatagccgccaattaagagtttatttatgcttttgtagAGCAAACAATTATTATTCCTAATATCCCATGCATAAGCAAAGGAATCGGTTttagaaatattgcaaaaaagagCTTTCTTACACATGCGAATGCGAAATAAGAccaatacttttattttgtttgttatttttgtttgttgaaaAGATGTTTACAAAtagtatacatttaaataaacaaaataaaaatataaatttctcCTTttgaaaacaagaaaataaataatggttctatgtatatacatgtataataaGTATGCACAACGCTGTACTCTGTAGTACATAAGTAACTCTGTGGATTGTGAACAATTGATTGTGAAAAACTCCTAAAGGAAAAAGCTAGAGTTAACATAACTATACTAGGTACAGACAACTACAGAAAATTTAAAGGGACAGAGAGCATATCAGCAGTACGGGACTAATCAGTTTAACTTTATTTTGGTCTTCTTTATAGTTATAAAACTCTGATTTACAATTGATCACATTTGCATACTTCTTATAAAATCATGTTGACAAACCCGAAAGCTTCAAAGTCCGGTCAACATTGGGTATCAGTTCTTGCTTAAAGTCCCAGACTCTTTTATCTACAAACAATTGCTCTTTTGTAAGATTCTCACCATTCTGAAAGGGTTCTCTCACGTGTATCATCCTAGACACATCAAAAGCTACAAAGCAGAAATGTCCAGAATATTTCAAAGAGGAATGTACTGAGGTTTGCTCCACCTTCCTCGGGTTTACGATCATCTTTGCGGGATTGTAAACGTTCTTTGGTTCTGGTGCTCTGTAAATATGCTCCATGATGTTTACTCCAGGAATATTATTCCATTCTTTTCGCTTGAACTTCCCGCTCTCCTCAAACTGTGTTGTGGGGAATAAGTGGCTTTTAACAATGAATACACTGGCACCAGGGTGAGTAGATTGGAGGTACACCATAAGAGACTGTAAATTAGTGTGTTTGTACGGCATAATGATCTCATCAATGTCATtcagaagaagatatttggaTTGATACATGTGTCTGTACATGCACTCGTTGAGTGTTACTAACTGACCATTATAGTGGAGATCGCCCTCGTGTTCCTGAAAATTCCAGCCTGAGGATGGATTCAGAAACTTATTGATAGGCCAAGAAACAATCTCCAGTATCCCTTCTGATTCATAATATTTCAGAAGCTTCTCTAGATCTTTTCCACAGCTGGTTTTATATAAGACCACATGCTGTACGCCCAAAAGCTTGTACATCTCCATAGTTTGGGCAAACTGCAGTACATTGTTGTAGTTTCCAAAAAGGCTGGAGAAGCATACAGTGAAGTCAAActtaaaagtgtttttgacctccTTATTATTAATCGGCAGATACTTCATCTTGAGGTTGGATGTATTTTCTTGAGTTGTGATGGTGACACGTCTTGCATATTGCATATTGTTGCCTTTACAAATCACATCTGCTACATGAAATGGGAAGCCAAAATGGTCGGTGTGTACCTGGACCTCAGTCGCAACAGTTTTGCAGTCATGTTCAGTGctacagtaaacacagtaaagtGGCTGAAGACTGTTTCTCTTGATTATGCTGATGACTCGAATGGCCCCGCCCAGTCTGTGGTCAATAAACGCAGACACCATGAAATGCTCCGAATCTTCAATAGGTGTAATTGATGATGGACTTTCTGTTTTTTTGGCCACTTTATATAAAGGAGCCATGTATGGGTGAAGAGGTTTGATGTCAGTGTATGCCAAAAGCAGAGTGAAAAAAATAAGAATGGTGCATGATAGAGCAACACTCATTTTCAGTGTGTTTTTATCCATCTGcacttttttttctgtagattaAAGCAAAGATGAATGTCAGAAAATCTGTGAAATGCACCATAAGAATGTTCATATAGTCTATAATTCTTTAAAAACTTTCAAACAAAGCTTTGTGAAGCTACATATTCAAATTTTGCattgatagtattttttctatGTGTGTTTCTACATGattacattcttaaaaataaatattctttattGGGAGTGATGGTTCTTTGAAGAGCTTTTACAAGTGTAATCTTTTTACtcaagaaaatattattttgtctGGAAAAAGTTACattacccaggctcattctgaaaacgtagtcccgtggacgtttctggagaccgcgaaatacatcctgggaggtacgtatttgtgcagtttttgttttcgtgaatccgcgaAAGGCCACTGTGAGCACTTTTTCGCATCTCGAACGTCTCTTGCGAGTGCAGTTTGCGCCCGCGCcattctcgcgtgaacccactaGAGGCCCACAACGACTGTCCGTCCAactggctgaatgactgactgggcgaccggcctatcggccgacccaccctcctcttccttccctaaacccaagcagttTTGCCGATTGACCTgcccgcccgcttacttccctaaacccaaccaacaattttcaaaaaaaaaaagccatccagaaaaagaaaagccctggtctgatttttaccacattctcagcctgttgtgaacttgttcacttcattttttggattctgtttttgtcttacctgatttctggaaccgctatTCCCCATACTCGAACTCGTTCATCGTCATGGTCAGcgcctctctgcgtctcaagtccgctgacgtacacgaTGAGCTAACCGGACCAGCTCTTTgtagcaggaaagccctccacacggaggttaGTGGTCAGCCGGCAAACGCGAAAGagaacagcgtcacaccgccccgttgcgttcgcttaaaaaacgaaatgcagctgtacgtacctccggctacataatttgtggtctccagaaacatccgtgggactacgttttcagaatgaacctgggttgcttATAACGGTTCTCTTCATAGCATCTTTTAAGAATTCTTCACTTTGTCGGCACCGATATCCCAGTGGTCAATGTGCCAACATATAGCACAACTGTGCTACGGCTGTCCTTAGCTCAAGCCAGgctctgaaaatgtacctctatatgcttgttaagtgtgacttTAGGTGAAGCGGCCTCCGGGTCCAGGCgctttatcaaactgtatggggagactcatcaaatggtaataataaacgtttacaaagcgatgtaatactttccaAAAttacgatcgcaatatatatgtatatatatatatatccatgcctaatatccgatggccagaaagtgaataattttttagaaattgttaaaattttggtatttgtgatgcagcaagccaaGAGATTGGTGTGTGCACTATGAttgtatataaaattcactttaatgtgtgatgggACAAAAAATgtccataaacaaatattttctcaattcaaatgagtagcggcttgaacccggaaacagtattccatacgtcaccgatatgtcacaacttaacaagcggatataaatttatggagagcgccaaatacgtcccaggagctatgtttttttgcagtttttgttttcatgaatccactagaggccgctgtgtacattttttgagatctcaaatttctctcgcgagtgccattcgcacctgcttttCCTacgaaaatccaccagaggccacagtCGACTggctaaatgactgaatgactgaccgatcaactgactcaccctcctccttccctaaacccaaccaatagtgttttcaaaagcaccaatacTCTGCAAtacatatttcacgatctccagaaatgtatatagcgctacattttcagaacgagTCTATGTTGCCTGAGTTTGAGTCTTGACTTCCActtgtcaatatatatatatatatatatatatatatatatatatatatatatatatatatatatatatatatacagtatatagtgttgaaattagaattttttttctttcttttttaaatatttcccaaatgatgtttaacagagcaaggaaattttcacagtatgtctgataatatttttttttctctggagaaagtcttatttgttttattttggctagaataaaagcagtttttaattttttagaccattttaaggtcaaaattattagcccatttaagctatatattttttcgataatctacagaacaaaccatcattatacaataacttgcctaattaccctaacctgcctagttaacttaattaacctagtccAGCCATTTAATTgctactttaagctgtatagaagtatcttgaaaaatatctagtaaaatattatttactgtcatcatggcaaagataaaataaatcagttattagaaatgagttattaaaactattatgattagaaatgtgttgaaaaaaatctgctctccgttaaacagaaattgtggaaaaaaataaataggggggctaataaatcaggggggctaaaaattctgacttcaactgtatatataaagcaACAAAAATCCCTGTGAAATCCAAAGTACTTCTTCTTTGGCTAGTATcgctctaaaaaaaaaatctttatcttACGAGTATGAGTTATTTGACTTTCTTTGAACCTCAATTGATTGTATTTATGCTTACATTCAAACTCTATGGAGAAATTTCAGCTAAAAACTCATTGAGTGAAATGGTAGATTTTTAAAACCCAAATGTTACTTAAAGCAATATAAATTTCCATTGCAcggttgttttgtttaaatatctcCCCCataaacatgcggtataggtcaaTTTGgttaacaaaattggctgtagtatatgagtgtgtgtatgagtgaatgagagagtgtatgtgtgtttttttcagctGGATTGTGGCTGGACCACATAAaacatacactaccagtcaaaagtttggggtcaattttttttatgtttttattttttaaagaaaagtattctgttcatcaaggcagcatttatgatatgtaaaaaataaattgttaaatatttattacatttttaaataactgctttcttattgaatgaagtttcaaatgaaattattactccagtcattattggttttattactattaccattaatcataattataataatattaattttcccaatgataggttgcagctggaagtgcatccactgcgtaaaaacatatattggatacattggcggttcattccgcggtggcgaccccagattaataaagggactaagccgaaaagaaaatgaatgaatgattcattatgaatatttgaaaatttattaatattagagtgatttctgaaggttcatgtgactctgaagactggagtaatgaagctgaaaaatcatctCTAAAATCACTcgaataaattattgaattaaattataaactacttttgaacagttattctatagtgcaataacatttcacaatttgtactttatttttgattaaataaatggtgCCTTGGTGAGctggagaagcttattttaaaacatttaaaaatcctactgaccccaaacctttgaacgGTAGTGCATGTCAGATTAATTGTCAGTTAATTCCAATGTGACGACCTCTGCTAAAACATGAATAAGTCGAAGGATAGTGAGTTAGTGATTCAAACTCCTTGACTCAAGATTCTTCAGTCTTGAAGTGAACTTTAGCCTAAATGGCGATTAGACTGCGGTATTGATCTTGAGAATCACCAGTCATCTCTTTTCTTTGAGATGTCTGACATGTGCTGCTTCACTGTGTTCCCAGTTAATATTTAGCTATACAGCCAAAACACATTGTCAGAGCCTTTTGTGCAAAAACAAATGTCTAAATGTTTTAAGGCAGTCAAACCTTTGGGTTTCAGAGACAAACATTAACCTTCAGTCATACTTACATGAAAAGCACATCaattttattattgaaaaatTATATGATCACGTGATTTTGTCATTATGACATGATAGTTTGGTGCACAAGTTTCATAAGCTGTGACTTCTGACAATTTAGTTTTGACTAGTAAGTTGTTAAATGGGCAAATTGTAGCCAAATTAGACAGCtagtgaaaaatatatatatttcaaacccagaataagaataaataataattaataataagtgTGGTTAGTATTAGGGAAGGTTTTTTTCACCATTATGAAAATGGGTTAAACTTTTGGGTTAAACAAACGAGTAGTTTTTTTAGTATACCATTACAAAATCTAACAAACTTATCATTGAAATCTGATCACTGTTAGACTGTCAGAAAGATCACAACAGAACAGTTACAAGGCCCTGAAAATCAACATCTGTTCATATGAGCTCCTGGCGCTTTAGCAAATGTTAAAGAAACTCTTAACTTGTCATAAAATGCTACTTTAAAATGGTCAAATAAGATGAAGATGAGATACAGTACCTTTTGTCACAACGACACCATTGCTTAACAGGAAATATCCACATGTATAATTCTATCTAGAATGTAAAGAAGGAAACAATACCTGCGGTAACAGTCTAACAGGAACTGGACAACATGTACACCTTGATAGCAGCAGTCATAAATCTCCATATCTCTTTGGAACAGCCCTCTTAGCTTGATTATTAGCTCACAGTGTATACAAGCTGGTCAGAGCATTGTGTCATTTTTAGTGATTGATGCCATTGCAAAAGCAAAATACGTTTTTTGTTGTGGTCTTTCTGTATCTGTTATCGTCTGTCTTGCCACAGAAACTTTGACCTCATAAAGTATTAGCAAGGGCGTTTTCTGAAGACATAAAAAAGTGAGATGTAAGATGTAAATCATTTACAGAAAAAAGACAAGCTGTTTAAACTGTTTATGTGTTATTCATACTGTACaaaaacaacataataaaaaaaacaggttataaaaaacAGAGCGGCCCAACTTAATGCTTTAATGGACAAATATATGTGAATTTTAAGATTTAAATAGTACATAAATACATGAactatgcaacccaggctcattctgattaggtacccgtatatacatttctggagagagcaaaaaacttcccaggagctacgttttttttgccgTATTTGTTTccgcgaatccaccagaagcccctgtgtatgctttttgagatctcaaatttctctcaagagTGTCATACGCGCcagctcttctcacgtaaatccaccagaggccgctgtcaactgactgtttgactgactgactgaccaaccaatcgatccccttccctaaacccaaccaatagtgttttcaaaagcatctattgacccacccacccttccctaaacccaatcgcagtgttttgaaaagccctcaccagattttaccacattatcattctgttttttacttgttattttattttttggcttctgtttttattatacctgctttcttttttttttttagattagattagatttgactttattgtcattacacatgtacaagtacaaggcaacgaaatgcagtttaggtctaaccagcagtgcaatagcagcaagtgcaggatacaggtatatgTTATataagtgcagttatagaaaaactatggtgatatttaccgatggatgtactatggacattatatacaggttgtattagcaatgaacagatttacaataaatgaatatatgtacaggttgctattagtaatcagaagtgtgcagagggtatgtccatgtgcagtgggtatgtacagttcaaataaatgaatcagtgcaatgaatatgtgcaaagttaaatgtgcaaatgttaaacagtgcagtgattgtgaggagtataagttagaggagggtgggggtgtattgggaggcaaaagagtcagtgaggggcatagttcaaaagggagacagctctggggaaaaagctgttcctcagtctgctggtttttgtctgggggagcctgaagcgcctgccggaaggcaggagagaaatcAATCTGTGAGccgggtgagaggtgtccttaagaatactgcatgctcagcgcagacagcgtttcttctggatgtcctctttggctggcagtgtagtccctgtgatgcgttgggcagttttcaccacccgctgcagtgccttatgctcagcaacagagcagcttccataccagaccgtgatgcagttggtcaggatgctttctattgtgcaacggtaaaagttcaccaagacagctgatgaaagctggttcttcttaagttgcctcaagaactGTTCTTGAGGCAACTGTTCTTAACCACACTCCACACTCACttccccatcatcgtggtcaactccgctatgtgtctcaagtccaccgatgtacgtGTCAAGCTACCAGAAAAACTGGTTTTACAGGCAAGCGGTCAGTTGGTTAGCGAGAAAAGGATTGGTTAGCATcttaccaccccgtagcgttcatttgtagctctggctacatattttgcTATCTCCAGAAacttatacagggctacgttttcagaatgagcctgtgttggaattaTTCATTGTTTTCGCGTTGACTACTCAAACGCATAGTTGCATCTTAAAACTCAcctatatttaacaaaaaaacagCTGCTGCCATAAATTGAAAAAGATTTAAAGTTGAATAAATCTACAAATCAAGTCATTCACAAGTCTTgtcctattttaaaaaataatttgaaagaTGATGAACTTATCTTAGAGAAGagttgtcatgacttattgattaaaactgtaaaactaaCTTTCTAATTTAAACTAGAATAGCAATAAATGTACCGTGGactcaaaaatatattaaaatatttatgtttcgCATGAAATCAGACTGTTGTCTGTAGGCCTAtgtgatttttttcttgtttctgcATATTGTTGTGTAATCATAATTTCTTCTTGCACTGTGAAACAATAACAGACAGGTTCAGTGTTGACACTTCGTGGATAAACTAGCAATGAACTGTAGATTTGAAAATAATCCTAATTAGCTGGTTggttggtcactttattttatatCCATAAGGCTGGCTTATATCGTCAAACAACTAGAGCAGTCCAAACCCAACTGTGTTCTCATGTTGTCTCCTGTCTGGTTGCGGCTGGACCAAAAAGCAGCCCAAAACACACCAAACGGACAAAAGACTGAAATGAGAGAGTGCATTCGCAGAGGGCAgcgtttttttttcacagtggcAGACCTGAACTTTTGACGCATGACAAAGGGTAAACTAAGCAGCGTTTGGTACCTTCATTATagtaattgtcactcaccacACAGAGCATTGCTCTTACAAATATGTCTGAAAATCTAATAATTCATATAgcttgcaaatatttgagaaaggtAGCAAAATTACAGCCGGCCTCTTTGTTTTCCATCTTGGCTTCTTCTCTTCACACTGTCACACTTGCACTCTGATTCATTGCTGAATGTGGTGTGGGTCGTCGGCTGAAGAAAGCTGACTGACTGGTTGTCAGCTGACGACCCACAccaattctacatgctgaatcaggcCAACAAGCGCTGGCATAACCTGATGAGAGGCAA encodes the following:
- the LOC130233395 gene encoding glycosyltransferase family 92 protein F13G3.3-like, which codes for MDKNTLKMSVALSCTILIFFTLLLAYTDIKPLHPYMAPLYKVAKKTESPSSITPIEDSEHFMVSAFIDHRLGGAIRVISIIKRNSLQPLYCVYCSTEHDCKTVATEVQVHTDHFGFPFHVADVICKGNNMQYARRVTITTQENTSNLKMKYLPINNKEVKNTFKFDFTVCFSSLFGNYNNVLQFAQTMEMYKLLGVQHVVLYKTSCGKDLEKLLKYYESEGILEIVSWPINKFLNPSSGWNFQEHEGDLHYNGQLVTLNECMYRHMYQSKYLLLNDIDEIIMPYKHTNLQSLMVYLQSTHPGASVFIVKSHLFPTTQFEESGKFKRKEWNNIPGVNIMEHIYRAPEPKNVYNPAKMIVNPRKVEQTSVHSSLKYSGHFCFVAFDVSRMIHVREPFQNGENLTKEQLFVDKRVWDFKQELIPNVDRTLKLSGLST